The uncultured Methanomethylovorans sp. genome contains a region encoding:
- a CDS encoding SRPBCC domain-containing protein encodes MIITFEEYDGKTKMNVQCVGIPSGTIKDATEQGWNESFDKLAASLE; translated from the coding sequence GTGATTATAACTTTTGAAGAGTATGATGGTAAAACAAAGATGAATGTGCAATGTGTAGGTATTCCTTCAGGCACAATTAAGGATGCGACTGAACAGGGCTGGAATGAATCTTTTGACAAGCTCGCTGCAAGTCTGGAATAA
- a CDS encoding 4Fe-4S binding protein produces MAAIIDRGLCTGCGQCVDICPVEAISLGDDIIAVVDPELCVDCGQCIDACLVEAISLD; encoded by the coding sequence ATGGCAGCTATTATTGATAGAGGTCTGTGTACAGGATGCGGCCAATGTGTTGACATCTGTCCGGTAGAAGCAATTTCACTGGGTGATGATATTATTGCAGTTGTTGATCCAGAGTTATGCGTAGATTGTGGTCAATGTATAGACGCATGTCTTGTTGAAGCGATATCGTTAGATTGA
- the anfK gene encoding Fe-only nitrogenase subunit beta, whose amino-acid sequence MSCELKVKERAGVINPIFTCQPCGAQYASIGIKDCIGIVHGGQGCVMFVRMLFAQHFKESFEIASSSVHEDGAVFGALNRVEQAVDVLLMRYPHVKVVPIISTCSTEVIGDDINGVIRKLNQGLLKEKYAGREVYLIPVHTPSFVGSMVSGYDVAVKDFVTAFAKKGEPNGKLNLITGWVNPGDVTALKHLLSEMQVDATVLFEIESFDSPLMPDKAEFSHGCTTVEDMAGTANAVGTIALNRYEGGKAADYLASEFDVPTIIGPTPIGIRNTDTFLQNVKNLTGKPIPESLVRERGIAIDALADLTHMFFADKKVAIYGNADLVIGLAEFCLDLEMKPMLLLLGDDNPNYQNDPRIKALKENVDYDMEIITNADLWELEDRIKNKGLELDLILGHSKGRFTSIDNNVPMLRVGFPVYDRAGYYRHPVVGYAGAIWLAESMANTLFTDMEYKKSREWILNVW is encoded by the coding sequence TTGTCTTGTGAACTAAAAGTAAAAGAACGTGCCGGCGTCATCAATCCAATATTCACATGTCAGCCCTGCGGTGCGCAATATGCAAGCATAGGGATCAAGGATTGTATAGGGATCGTGCACGGTGGACAAGGATGCGTTATGTTTGTTCGCATGCTCTTTGCACAGCATTTCAAGGAGAGTTTTGAAATTGCATCTTCCTCTGTACACGAAGATGGTGCGGTATTTGGCGCCCTTAATCGTGTTGAACAAGCGGTAGATGTGTTATTGATGCGTTATCCGCATGTAAAGGTAGTTCCTATAATTTCTACCTGTTCAACTGAAGTTATTGGTGATGATATAAATGGAGTCATAAGAAAGCTTAATCAAGGTTTGTTGAAAGAAAAATATGCTGGCAGAGAAGTTTATCTTATTCCTGTTCATACTCCAAGTTTTGTTGGTAGTATGGTAAGTGGATATGATGTCGCTGTCAAGGACTTTGTTACTGCATTTGCAAAGAAGGGGGAACCAAATGGGAAATTAAACCTTATCACTGGCTGGGTCAATCCGGGAGATGTGACAGCTCTTAAGCATCTTCTTTCAGAGATGCAGGTGGATGCAACTGTCCTATTTGAGATCGAAAGCTTCGATTCTCCATTGATGCCGGATAAGGCCGAATTCTCTCATGGATGTACAACAGTTGAGGATATGGCAGGAACAGCGAATGCAGTAGGAACCATTGCTTTAAATAGGTATGAAGGTGGAAAGGCAGCGGATTATCTCGCAAGTGAGTTTGATGTGCCTACAATAATTGGTCCCACGCCTATAGGCATCCGTAACACGGATACCTTTTTACAGAATGTGAAGAATCTCACTGGCAAGCCAATACCTGAATCTCTGGTTCGTGAAAGGGGGATTGCTATCGATGCTTTGGCAGACCTTACGCATATGTTCTTTGCCGACAAGAAAGTAGCAATATATGGAAATGCAGACCTTGTAATTGGTCTTGCAGAGTTCTGCCTCGATCTTGAGATGAAGCCAATGCTCTTACTTCTTGGTGATGATAATCCAAATTATCAAAATGATCCTCGCATCAAGGCGCTTAAGGAGAATGTTGATTATGATATGGAGATCATCACAAATGCAGATCTTTGGGAACTTGAAGACAGGATCAAAAACAAGGGGCTTGAGCTTGACCTAATTCTGGGTCATTCCAAGGGGAGGTTTACGTCTATAGACAACAATGTCCCTATGCTTCGTGTAGGGTTCCCGGTCTATGATCGTGCCGGATATTATCGACATCCTGTTGTCGGATATGCAGGTGCTATATGGCTTGCTGAATCAATGGCTAACACGTTATTTACAGATATGGAGTATAAGAAGAGCAGAGAATGGATCCTAAATGTTTGGTAA
- a CDS encoding winged helix-turn-helix domain-containing protein, with the protein MSEDSIKNSRKEWIENIKKEKGIVRNPTEDHDIGLKTLQNPVRRKILSFLAEADLNIEDIQNSFKVNRMQAKFHLDMLENALYIEKIDVNGNETYCLSPRGEAYLENVKTSNEKGQI; encoded by the coding sequence ATGTCAGAAGATTCTATAAAAAATAGTCGAAAAGAATGGATAGAAAACATAAAAAAAGAAAAGGGTATAGTACGTAATCCTACAGAAGACCATGATATAGGTCTGAAAACACTTCAAAATCCTGTTAGAAGGAAAATTCTATCTTTTCTCGCTGAAGCTGATCTGAATATTGAAGATATTCAAAACAGCTTCAAAGTTAATAGAATGCAAGCTAAATTCCACCTTGACATGCTGGAAAATGCGCTGTATATAGAAAAAATAGATGTAAATGGGAATGAAACTTATTGTCTTTCACCTAGAGGTGAAGCTTATTTAGAAAATGTAAAAACCAGTAATGAGAAGGGACAAATCTGA
- a CDS encoding DUF1801 domain-containing protein, giving the protein MHKSVSKDIIDKSTNSNSVDAYLAIVPEEARGTLIKLRKMIQAAAPNATEGISYQIPTFKQKGPLVAFAAFPAHCSFYVMSPAVMDMYKNELKSYDTAKGTIRFPANKPLPATLVKKLVKAQIEENENA; this is encoded by the coding sequence ATGCACAAATCCGTTTCAAAAGATATTATCGATAAAAGTACAAATTCGAATTCTGTAGATGCTTATCTTGCCATTGTTCCAGAAGAAGCGCGTGGCACGCTTATTAAACTTCGTAAAATGATCCAGGCAGCAGCACCCAATGCAACTGAGGGTATTAGTTATCAAATACCGACTTTCAAACAGAAAGGTCCCCTCGTAGCCTTCGCAGCATTTCCGGCCCACTGCAGCTTTTATGTAATGAGTCCGGCTGTCATGGACATGTATAAGAATGAACTCAAATCTTACGACACTGCCAAGGGTACTATTCGCTTCCCAGCCAATAAGCCGCTTCCAGCAACACTTGTAAAAAAGCTCGTAAAGGCGCAGATTGAGGAAAATGAGAATGCATAA
- the anfG gene encoding Fe-only nitrogenase subunit delta — MEDVMKDRVGQLVDFIMKKCLWQFHSRTWDRERQNECILTKTMQILCEEPVEKETPADRCYWVDSVYLADSFKRRYSWLETMDKDEIKLLMQGVKDRIDYLTIKGSLNQELTDPHY, encoded by the coding sequence ATGGAAGACGTTATGAAGGACAGGGTCGGACAACTTGTGGATTTTATCATGAAAAAATGTCTCTGGCAGTTTCACTCTCGTACATGGGACAGGGAAAGGCAAAATGAATGTATATTGACAAAGACGATGCAGATACTATGTGAAGAACCAGTAGAAAAAGAGACCCCCGCCGATAGATGCTATTGGGTTGACTCTGTGTACTTAGCAGATAGCTTTAAACGCCGATATTCATGGTTGGAAACAATGGACAAAGATGAAATTAAGCTGCTTATGCAGGGAGTCAAGGATCGTATAGACTACTTAACAATAAAGGGATCGCTAAATCAAGAACTAACTGATCCACACTATTAA
- a CDS encoding DUF1699 family protein, whose translation MKIRVVSSKEEINTLSPNEEIVHLAFRPSNTDILSLIMKCPDVKALHIPASYKRTISNSVMMYLKMKGIELLEGDVWGHRKDINEYSEVSQGIYDRIDQYRNNGMPDDDVIEKLVRETRLSPDFVSFLVKNR comes from the coding sequence ATGAAAATAAGAGTTGTCAGTTCTAAAGAAGAAATTAACACATTAAGTCCAAATGAAGAAATAGTGCATCTTGCATTCAGACCATCCAACACAGACATCTTGTCGCTTATAATGAAATGCCCGGATGTAAAAGCACTTCATATCCCAGCCTCTTATAAGAGGACCATATCTAACTCTGTAATGATGTACCTTAAAATGAAAGGTATTGAATTGTTGGAGGGAGATGTATGGGGACATCGCAAGGATATTAATGAATATTCTGAGGTCTCCCAGGGTATTTATGATCGTATAGATCAGTACCGTAACAATGGCATGCCAGATGATGATGTCATTGAAAAACTGGTAAGAGAAACCAGGCTTAGTCCTGATTTCGTTTCATTCCTTGTCAAAAATAGATGA
- a CDS encoding class I SAM-dependent methyltransferase translates to MEYGKIDWNDIWKELMTTQQRLDKTGDKNNHWNKKENAERFWKRTKENSEKTDSTLNELPLTPESRVLDIGSGPGRLAIPIAKKVSHVTAVEPAAGMMEILKENTKQQGIDNISYVSKCWEDIDVENDLDAPYDVVIASFSLGMPDIKEAIQKMQQTSSKYVYLYWFAGTTPWEEHSITLWPSLYGKNYVPGPKCDVLYNLLYNMGIYPDVHVFSMDYTNYFSSVEEAMDFYRDRYVIETQEQENILHHYLKDILVPENGQMIERGNSTRVKISWEKK, encoded by the coding sequence ATGGAATACGGAAAAATTGACTGGAACGATATATGGAAAGAACTCATGACCACTCAGCAAAGGCTTGATAAAACTGGTGATAAAAATAATCATTGGAATAAAAAGGAAAATGCAGAACGTTTTTGGAAAAGAACTAAGGAAAACTCTGAAAAAACGGATTCAACTCTCAATGAACTGCCCCTCACCCCAGAATCAAGAGTATTGGATATTGGATCAGGCCCTGGAAGGCTGGCTATTCCTATTGCAAAAAAAGTGTCCCATGTAACTGCTGTGGAGCCTGCAGCTGGAATGATGGAAATTTTGAAGGAAAATACGAAACAACAGGGAATAGACAATATCAGTTATGTGAGCAAATGCTGGGAAGACATAGATGTTGAAAATGATCTCGATGCTCCTTATGATGTGGTTATTGCCTCATTCTCACTGGGAATGCCGGACATAAAAGAAGCGATCCAAAAAATGCAGCAGACTTCTTCTAAATATGTTTATCTGTACTGGTTCGCAGGGACAACGCCATGGGAAGAGCATTCAATTACGCTTTGGCCTTCGCTTTACGGAAAAAACTATGTTCCTGGTCCCAAATGTGATGTGTTGTATAACTTACTCTACAATATGGGGATTTATCCTGATGTTCATGTCTTTTCCATGGACTATACAAACTATTTCTCTTCAGTTGAAGAAGCAATGGATTTTTACAGAGACCGCTATGTGATAGAGACGCAGGAACAGGAAAACATACTTCATCATTATCTGAAGGACATTCTTGTGCCGGAAAATGGACAGATGATTGAGAGGGGAAATTCAACACGGGTGAAAATAAGCTGGGAAAAAAAGTGA